GATGAACAGGGCTCGCCCTCTGGAAAACGATATCTGCGAATACAGGAACGCAATCCCGTACGTGGCCACGTAGCCCCAAACGCGCGGGTCCAAAAGAAGTCCGAACACGGTCGACGCGCTCACGGCATCGAGGTCAAAATCCATCGCCACGCTCTTGTAGAACGCCGCCGAAACGCCAAAGCCCACGCCCATGATGAGCGAGTCCACCATTTCACGGTCCTTGCACCACAAGTGGGCAAAGAAGGTCACGGCGCAAAGCGCCCCCGCATACGCCCAAAGCACGGTCACATTCTGCACGCTGGTCGATTCACCCAGGCTTTCTACCGAGTAAAGCAGGCCCGCCACCACAAAGCAAATCGCAACCACAATCCGCTTGGTCAAGGCTTCGCGCAAAATGCAAAAACCCATAAGCGCCGTCAAAACCGGATTCAAAACCATCATGGGCTGCACCTGCGAGAGGTCGTAACGCGCCATCGCAATGTAATAGCCCAAGGTCGCAAGGCCCGAACAACCTATGCCGAACCACCAGAACTTGTTCGTAATTACACCCTTGAAGAATTCCCACGGTCGGGAAGTTCCGCCAGTACGCTTGCCTACCGTAGATACCCCTGACTTTTCAAGGATATTGCCGCAGGCAAAGAGGAACGCCGGACCGATTGTCAAAAGGAGGAACAACATGCGCTAAATCTCGTCGTAAATTTCCTGATAAATCCAGTAATTCCCCATGACGCGCTTGACGTAGTCCCTAGTTTCCCAATAGCTGATTTCTTCGGCACGCACATCCCACGGGAGGCCCTCGCCAGCAGTCTGCCAGCGCTTGGTGGGCTTCGGACCCGCATTGTAGTTGCCCAGCACATACATGTAGTCGTCATTATATTCCGCCTTGAGATCGACCAGGTAACGGATGCCCAAGCGAATGTTCATGTACGGGTTGTAAAGCAGCTTAGGGTCGAACCAGTCGGCAATGCTCTCTTTTTCAGCAAGCATCTTGCCTGTCGCGGGCATAATCTGCAAAAGACCGCAAGCCCCCACCGGAGAGGCAATCTGGAAGTTGAAAATGGATTCCTGGCGCATCACACTGTACACAAAGAACGGGTCGATACGTTCGCCGGAATGAAACTTCACCTGTTCCGTGAACGGGATCGGGTAAAGGTAATGCAGCACGCTAATGGGCGGCGACATCAGACGACGGCGGTCAATATTATTCTGGAACTGGCGCGCCAGGCGGTAACCCGCTGCAGTCTCGCCCACTTCGTAAAAGAGCATTCCGTATTCGTAAAGAAAATCCAGGCGCTTGTAGTTCTTTTTGCGGGCTTCGTCATAAAGCGCAAAGGCCTCGTCGGTAAAGCCGTACAGGAACAAGTCCTTAATGCGCCGGTAACGGGTCGGGTTGTAGCTCGAGTCGACCTTGGTCTGCTTTTGCGAAGCGCGAATCCAAGCGAGGGTCTCTTCGGGCGACATGGCGACCCCATGGGCGAACGGGACCTTGTCGGCATCCATCAGCTTGTTTTCTACAAGCTTGAGACGCGAGCGGTGCGCATAGTAGGCCAGCGGGAAATCCCTGATGCAATCCAAGTAGGCCTCGCGGGCGAGCGAATCCTTGCCGAGCATCATGTAGGTGTCGCCCAAGAACATGCGGGCGCCGCTACCGCTCCACAAGAACGGATCCTTGGTGGCGTCAATAAAGGCGTCGACAGCCTCGTTCCACTTTTCTTGTTTGAAGTAGATAAAGCCTATGCGGAACTTGGCCCACTGGCGCTTGATGTTGTTCTTGAAGCGTTTGTTCGAGAGCTGCCTAAAGCAAACGATAGCACTGTCGTACATCTGCTTTTGCTCGTATTCAAAGCCACGGACCCAGAGGTTGTTGGCGTTTTCCTTGCTAAACTGGCTCACGTCCTGCAAAAGCGAATCCATAGTCTTAATTTCTTTGGCGTAGGTTTTCGCGTCATTGCGATACAGGCGGAGCGTCGACTGCATCCACAACGGGCGCGCCTCCACGGAATCGAGCAAGAACTTGAACTGTGCAATGGACTCTTTTTCGCGTTTCAACGCACGCAAGGTTACCGCCCGCTTTTCCCAAAGCATGATTCGCGTATCCATGTCGAGCGTGCTCGGCGGGAGCTGCTTTTGCAGGGAATCCTCGGGCAGCGGCACTGCCGTTTCGGGAGCCTTGGCGAGTTGCAGCGAATCCAATATGCGGATGGAATCCAGCAAGGCGAGACACACGTTCGCCTCGTCCTTCGCGCAAGCCATCTTGGCGTAGGCAACCTTCTCGCTCAGCGATTCAGGACCACCGCGCACCTTGCGAAGCCTGCGGATTGCCGAGAAAGCAGAATCCTTGTACACGGTTGCACTAGTCAGCAACTGCATGTAGAGGCGTTTCGCCTGTTTGGGCTGTTTGAACTCTTCCAAGAAAACCGCGTAACGATACTTGAGGGCGGCGGCATCGTCCCCCTTGGGGTACTTGTCCAAAAAAACTTTCAGGGAATCCGCATGGGCTCGATCATTCAACGTGGTATCGGCCATGGCAGCCTCGATGCGCATGCGCGAAGCCGACTTGTCAAAGCCGGCATCTTTCTCAAACTTGGCACCCAAGGCGAGGGCCGCTCGCATTTGGCTGTAATCGCCCTGCATAAAGCGGGCCTTGGCCATACGCAAAATCACCGTCTTCTCGAGCACGGTGTCACGGGAACGCAAGGAATCATAAGCGGCATAGGCGCTGTCCCACGCCCCGGTATAAAAGAAGGCAGCGGCCTTGGCAAAGTCACGCACATTCTTGGGGAGCGTTGAATCGGCAGCCGCCTTTTTAGAGCGTTCCGCGCGAACTACCAGGTTTTGAAAATCCACCGAGGGAATCTTTTCCAGTTCCTCATAGGGGTCCAGCGGCGTCACCGGCATGGTCGCAATCAAGCTGTCCGTAGCAATTGTCGGAGCCGGCACGGGATCCACTTTTGTCGTCTCGGCACCGGCATTACATACAAAGGTAAAAAAAGCAAGGGTCAATAAACCATGGTTCAGCCTAAGTCTGTTTTTCACTATCACCACCCAACAAACTAGAAATTCCTAAATCCTTAATGGTTTGCGCGTACTTTTTCTTCAAATAGGCATCCACATTCTCAGCATCATCCATCTGGAGCACAGTCAACGCCGTTTCACGCACGTCCTCAAAGTTAATGGAGCGAATAATCTTCTTGGTCGCCATCACGCTCCAAGGCGTCATGGATAGTTCATCGACTCCCAAGCCCACCAACAAAAGCACACTGAACGGGTCCGAGCTCATTTCACCGCAAACCGCCACGGGGATTCCCTGGCGATGCGCCGCCATCACCGTCTGGTAGATCATGCTAAGCACAGCCGGGTGGTGCGGTTGGAACATGTCGGTAATCAATTCGTTTGTACGGTCCACCGCCAAGGTGAACTGGATTAAGTCGTTGGTTCCAATACTAAAGAAGTCTGACTCCTTGGCAAGCAAGTCCACAAGCATCACGGCAGCAGGCACTTCAATCATCACGCCCACCTTGATATCTGCAACTTCATGGCCTTCGGCAATCAGTTCTTCGCGGCACTTGGCAATGCACGCCTTTGCCCTGCGAAGTTCCGAAAGTCCCGATATCATGGGGAGCAGCACACGCAAATTCCCCTTGCTGTTCGCCAAAAGGAGAGCCCGCAACTGCGTACAAAAAACATCTTCACGGTCCAGGCACACGCGAATGCTGCGCCAGCCCATAAACGGGTTCGCCTCGTTGACCGCCGAGATTCCCGACACCAGCTTGTCTCCGCCAGCATCCAGCGTACGTATGGTCACAGGGCACGGCGCCATGGTGTCCAAAATTTGCTGGTAGGCTTCCCGCTGTTCATTCTCGGTCGGGGCATCCTTCCTAAAGAACAGGAACTCAGAACGGTAAAGCCCTATACCCGTCGCGCCAAAGTCGGTCACCTTTTCGGCTTCACTCGGGAGCTCGATGTTCGCATGCAGCGTGATGTACTTGCCATCGCGAGTCATAGGTTCAAGTCTACGCATCGTGAACAATTCACGGCGTTGACGTTCGTAAACCTCCTGGCGTTCACGGAACCTGCGAATATCTTCTTCGTTCGGGTTCACAATGACCATGCCGCCGGAACCATCCACAATGATGGTGTCGTCGGGCTTGATCAAGGCTGCCACGTTGCGGAGGCCCGACACGGCAGGGATTTGGAGAGAGCGAGCCAAAATGGCCACATGGCTTGTGCGGCCGCCAGTATCCATGGCGAGGGCGCTCGCCTGGCCCGGCTTCACGGACATCAAAAAACTCGGCAAAAACTCGTGCGCCACCAGAACCACGCCGGCTTCGATAGATACTTCCTCTAGTACCGGTCCGGAGTCTTCCATGGCCGCCATCAAACGGTTGTACAGGTCGCGCAAGTCGGCGGCTTTGTCACGGGTCGCCTGAGAATCAATCTTCTCGAACTTGTCGATATAGCCGCCCAAAACCACGTGGACAGCCCACCGGGCGTTCTTGTGCCCCTTCTTGATTTTATCAAGGATCCCATTGATCAAGCCCGGGTCCTGCAAAATCATAAGGTGGGTAGCAAAAATCAAACTGTCCTGGAAGCCCGCACGACTTTCGGAAACTTCCTTGATCTTGTTGATTTCGGTGACGGTCTTGGTGACAGCCTTCAAAAAAAGCTGTTCTTCGGCAGGGATTCGGGACTCCGGCAAAGTCTCTTCAACAACAGAGACCTCCCGATTGATAATCGGGAACGCCTTCCCCATGGCAAAACCCGGGGACGCCGGAACGCCCACCAATACGATGCGTTCAGCCTGGTTCTTCGTTGAACTTGTCATTAAACAGCTGTTCCAACTTTTGTGAGACTTCTTCTTCGTCTTCACCGTCAACTTCGAACTTCACTTCGGAGCCAAGTGGAATGGCCAGCATCATCACGTTCAAGATGCTCTTTGCATTTGCCTTGGATCCTTCGAAAACGATCGAGACGTCACTCTTGGCGGGGCCAGTAATGTCGACAATCATGCCAGCAGGGCGCGCGTGAATTCCAAGTTTGTTAGTGACTGTAAGAGTCTTAACTATCATCTTTTCCTCAGAAAAAATCCACATTCACATCGAGGCCATCGTGCAGAATCACACGGAACAGGCTATCGGCAGAATGGACGGTCTTCACCAGATCGTCATGCAAAGTCTTGTCGGCAAGCAAGGTACCCACGGTATTGTCCTTGGACTGGACCTTGGCAATCAGTTCGTCCAAGTGCTTGGTCACGCCTTCGAGATCCGAAATCAACGAATTGGCGTTGTTCATCACCTTGTCGGCGCCCGCAAACATGTTGTCGATTGGCGGCTTGACGCCGTCCACCAGTTCGCCCACCTTGGCGGTCACCTGGTTCAACCCGTCCAGACTCTTCTTGAGCTGCGGGTCGGTCGTATTGACCATGCTCATCAAACGGTCTTCCAAAGTTTCCGCCTTGGCCAAGAGAGTCTTGAATCGGTCCTGGAATTCAGGATTCGCGATGGTGCCGTTCAACGCCTGCTTTACCGACTCCAATAGAACCTTGGTGCTGTCACAAACTTCACCGGCAAGGCCAATGGCCTCGGCGATACCGGCATCGAACTGACCGTCAATAGTGTCGTTCGGGGCAAAATACTGCGTGGAATCGCCCAAAATCATACCGATCTGGCGTTCGCCCATAATGCCGATATTCTGCACCCGGATTTCGGAATCCTTGGGAATCTTGACATCGGTACGAAGACGGATGCGGACGACCACGCGATGGCCGGCAAGGCTGATGTCCTCGACCTTGCCCAGCTTGACACCGTTCACCTTGACCGGGTCATCGAGCACAAGCGTGCTGACCTGGGTAAAACGGAGGTAGAACGTATTGAAAGTTTCCCTGGGGTCTTTCTCATTCAGGAAGAACACCCCGAAAACCAAAATGACGATGGCGAGGAGAACAACCAAGCCAACAGAGAAATAGAGTGCAGAATTCTTTTTCATTCTAGCTTCAAATTAGCTTATTCACGAAATTTTTCAAAAACTCACTTCTCAAAACGGGGGCTTTTCAAGCCTTTTTGACCATTTTAGCCTTCGATTCTCGTTATTGGGCTGTTATTTTCGATGCCGTTCACATGGCGGTCCAGCCAATCGTGCAACAAGGCGTCCCGTTCGGCCTGAGGCAGCAGGAACTTCTCGCGCCCTTCCTTCTGCATAAAAACGTCCAAGTAAGTCATCAGGACGCCGCCCGCAACCGACACGTTCATGGACTCCGTAATGCCGTACTGGGGCAGTTTGAACTCGTAGTCGGCGTGGGCTAGAGTATCGGGATGGTTCCCGTGGAATTCACTCCCCAGATAAAAGGCAGTCGGCTGACTCAAGTCCAAATCCAGGACCGAGTTCGTGGTGTTCGTACTCGCCACCGCGATCTTGTAGCCCTTTTCGCGAAGCTTTTCCATGCAGAGCATGCGCTTTTTGTACAGGTAGATGCTCATCCACTTGTAGCTGCCCTTCAAAATGGACTTGTTCACGCTGTAGGCGTTGTCCTCTTCGATCACATGCACGTCCTGAATACCAAAGACCTCGGCTGTACGGATGACGGCCGAAATATTGTGCGGGTCGAACAAGTCCTCGAGCACCATGCAAAAGTGCCTGGTACGGCGATTCACCACGCCCGTCAGCAGTTCCTGGCGGCGATCCGTTACTCGAGCCAACAGCGATTCCAACGATTCTTCACTCATTTTACCATCCTCGGTTCTTCAACTTTCAGGGGAGCGGGAGCAGGCCGTTCCTTTTCCCTTTGCCTTTGCAGTCTTTCAAAATCACCCAGCTTCCACGGGGCGCCATTCACCACGGTCTCGAAATCCAAAACATACTGGACATTCTCTTGCGACTTCAAGGCAGCACTTTTGAGCATGGGCTCCTTGTTGCCGCCAAAGTATTCCTTCGAGGCCTTTTTGACATCGTCCACGATGTGGTCGATTTTATCGTTCACCACGCTCTTGAATACATTCATCTGCATAATGGAATTCAAAATGGAATTGGCCGGGAACACAATAGCGGTCAGCTTATACGAAATCTTGTTCGGGGCGATTTCGTCCATGTCCAGGTAGGCGACTGCAGTACCGTGGAGAGACCATTTCAAGACCTTCGCGTGACCATAGCCAAAGAACACGTTCCGCATGCCGAGTTTTTGACCGGCGCTATCCTGAAGCACCCAGTAGAACTCGCCCGATAGGCTGCGGCCATTGCTGCCATGGAAAAAACGGCGGTTTCGGCTTGTGTAACCCAGTTCGTAACCCGAGCCCAAGTAGGCGTTGATCAGTTGCGCCGTAAACGGCATGTTGTCGAACAAATAGCTGATGGCGTTTGCACCCAGCGGGAGCGTTCCCTTGTTCTCGTAAATCGCCCTGTACTGACGACCCAAGCGGGCATAGACCTCGGCAGCCATGGGCTGCTTCAAATCGGCAGGGAATCCACGCCTGGTAATTTCCTTGAACGGTTCACAGAACTCGTCGTCGTACTTCGTCTTGGGCCAGGGCTTTAGGTCTTCTTGGGAGCAAAAATCGTATTGGATGTCCAGGCATTTTTTGACGCCCGAGCAAAGGCTGCGCACATCGTCTTCCTTGTTGGCCAACTGGCGCAGCACCAGCCCGCGGAAACGCACCTTGGCAATGGAATCGCGTTTGGCGTCCATCAGTTCCGCCTTCGAGAGCGCCTCCGGGTTAGAGGGCATGTACTCGCCGGCATAAGCCGTCACCAGCGACACCAAAAGGATCGCCACTACACATCTTATGCCCTTGCCAAAAAACATTATCTAAAATCCAGGCTATCGAGCGGGATCACCGTAAACGGCTTGAGAGCTTCCAGCTTTGCGACGGGCGCCACAATGGAAATCGTCATCTTGTTCTTGTCAAAATACTTGGCGACCATCGCCTTGACCTGATCCTTGGTCACGGCATTCACTTCGGTTACAAAATTCTTGTAATGTTCCGGGGACTTTCCCAAAAGTTCATCTTTCGCAAAGATGGTCGCAATGGATTCCGGGGAATCAAATAACGCAGGCAGACTTTCGACAATCGCCTTTTTAGCCTGGGCTAGTTCCTCGTCGGTGGGGCCTTCCTTTGCCAGCTTTTCCACCTCTTCAAAAATGAGCTTGAGGGCAAAGTCGACCGATTCGACCTTGGTCTGCAGGGCGATGGTCGTCATGGCGGAATCACGATAGTCGTTGCCGGCAGAGCTATAAACACTATAGGCAAGTCCCTCGTCACTGCGCACGCGGTTCACGAGCCTGCTGGTAAAGCTGCCCCCGCCCAAAATAAAGCTTGCCACCGCCGTCGGGTAGTAGTCGGGGTGAGGGCGTTTCACAAACGGCTGGTTCATGGTAATGTTCGCCTGCGAAATGTCCTTGTCGACCACATAAACGCCCGGTTTACGGACAAAGGCGATTGTCTCGGGCTTGGGCCTTGCCACCTTGGGGGCGTCCACTTTCCAGCCAGCAAAGAACTCCTTCATTTGCGTCACGGCGGAATCGCGGTCCACATCGCCCGAGAGGGCGAATACAATGCGCTTCGAAGAGTAGGTCCCCTCGGCCAAGCGTTTCACGTCGGCAACGCTCACCTTCTTGTACTCGTCGGCGGTGGCGTCCCACATCCGCGGGTTCGGCGCATAGTTCACCTTGGACTTCAAAGCCGAGAGAATCTTGGCTGGCG
The nucleotide sequence above comes from Fibrobacter sp. UWP2. Encoded proteins:
- a CDS encoding EamA family transporter; this encodes MLFLLLTIGPAFLFACGNILEKSGVSTVGKRTGGTSRPWEFFKGVITNKFWWFGIGCSGLATLGYYIAMARYDLSQVQPMMVLNPVLTALMGFCILREALTKRIVVAICFVVAGLLYSVESLGESTSVQNVTVLWAYAGALCAVTFFAHLWCKDREMVDSLIMGVGFGVSAAFYKSVAMDFDLDAVSASTVFGLLLDPRVWGYVATYGIAFLYSQISFSRGRALFIIPFSAAVGAAVPTLAGAIVFSEAFPIGKIISVTLVLIGAGLFVVRRPRTLRKKNIV
- a CDS encoding lytic transglycosylase domain-containing protein; protein product: MKNRLRLNHGLLTLAFFTFVCNAGAETTKVDPVPAPTIATDSLIATMPVTPLDPYEELEKIPSVDFQNLVVRAERSKKAAADSTLPKNVRDFAKAAAFFYTGAWDSAYAAYDSLRSRDTVLEKTVILRMAKARFMQGDYSQMRAALALGAKFEKDAGFDKSASRMRIEAAMADTTLNDRAHADSLKVFLDKYPKGDDAAALKYRYAVFLEEFKQPKQAKRLYMQLLTSATVYKDSAFSAIRRLRKVRGGPESLSEKVAYAKMACAKDEANVCLALLDSIRILDSLQLAKAPETAVPLPEDSLQKQLPPSTLDMDTRIMLWEKRAVTLRALKREKESIAQFKFLLDSVEARPLWMQSTLRLYRNDAKTYAKEIKTMDSLLQDVSQFSKENANNLWVRGFEYEQKQMYDSAIVCFRQLSNKRFKNNIKRQWAKFRIGFIYFKQEKWNEAVDAFIDATKDPFLWSGSGARMFLGDTYMMLGKDSLAREAYLDCIRDFPLAYYAHRSRLKLVENKLMDADKVPFAHGVAMSPEETLAWIRASQKQTKVDSSYNPTRYRRIKDLFLYGFTDEAFALYDEARKKNYKRLDFLYEYGMLFYEVGETAAGYRLARQFQNNIDRRRLMSPPISVLHYLYPIPFTEQVKFHSGERIDPFFVYSVMRQESIFNFQIASPVGACGLLQIMPATGKMLAEKESIADWFDPKLLYNPYMNIRLGIRYLVDLKAEYNDDYMYVLGNYNAGPKPTKRWQTAGEGLPWDVRAEEISYWETRDYVKRVMGNYWIYQEIYDEI
- the ptsP gene encoding phosphoenolpyruvate--protein phosphotransferase; the encoded protein is MTSSTKNQAERIVLVGVPASPGFAMGKAFPIINREVSVVEETLPESRIPAEEQLFLKAVTKTVTEINKIKEVSESRAGFQDSLIFATHLMILQDPGLINGILDKIKKGHKNARWAVHVVLGGYIDKFEKIDSQATRDKAADLRDLYNRLMAAMEDSGPVLEEVSIEAGVVLVAHEFLPSFLMSVKPGQASALAMDTGGRTSHVAILARSLQIPAVSGLRNVAALIKPDDTIIVDGSGGMVIVNPNEEDIRRFRERQEVYERQRRELFTMRRLEPMTRDGKYITLHANIELPSEAEKVTDFGATGIGLYRSEFLFFRKDAPTENEQREAYQQILDTMAPCPVTIRTLDAGGDKLVSGISAVNEANPFMGWRSIRVCLDREDVFCTQLRALLLANSKGNLRVLLPMISGLSELRRAKACIAKCREELIAEGHEVADIKVGVMIEVPAAVMLVDLLAKESDFFSIGTNDLIQFTLAVDRTNELITDMFQPHHPAVLSMIYQTVMAAHRQGIPVAVCGEMSSDPFSVLLLVGLGVDELSMTPWSVMATKKIIRSINFEDVRETALTVLQMDDAENVDAYLKKKYAQTIKDLGISSLLGGDSEKQT
- a CDS encoding HPr family phosphocarrier protein, giving the protein MIVKTLTVTNKLGIHARPAGMIVDITGPAKSDVSIVFEGSKANAKSILNVMMLAIPLGSEVKFEVDGEDEEEVSQKLEQLFNDKFNEEPG
- a CDS encoding MlaD family protein, translated to MKKNSALYFSVGLVVLLAIVILVFGVFFLNEKDPRETFNTFYLRFTQVSTLVLDDPVKVNGVKLGKVEDISLAGHRVVVRIRLRTDVKIPKDSEIRVQNIGIMGERQIGMILGDSTQYFAPNDTIDGQFDAGIAEAIGLAGEVCDSTKVLLESVKQALNGTIANPEFQDRFKTLLAKAETLEDRLMSMVNTTDPQLKKSLDGLNQVTAKVGELVDGVKPPIDNMFAGADKVMNNANSLISDLEGVTKHLDELIAKVQSKDNTVGTLLADKTLHDDLVKTVHSADSLFRVILHDGLDVNVDFF
- a CDS encoding RNA methyltransferase, translating into MSEESLESLLARVTDRRQELLTGVVNRRTRHFCMVLEDLFDPHNISAVIRTAEVFGIQDVHVIEEDNAYSVNKSILKGSYKWMSIYLYKKRMLCMEKLREKGYKIAVASTNTTNSVLDLDLSQPTAFYLGSEFHGNHPDTLAHADYEFKLPQYGITESMNVSVAGGVLMTYLDVFMQKEGREKFLLPQAERDALLHDWLDRHVNGIENNSPITRIEG
- a CDS encoding pitrilysin family protein, whose protein sequence is MLKRSSSIGFVAAGCFAVIAACSSAPAPQTASPAPAVADTAAPAVAEAPASEPSVVPASYKDIKYPEFKYVAPYPKDYRVEIAEGVSGYIVSDRALPLVNLTVYFEESNVASNIKDEAASEMVGTMLRRGAGGGISAHALDDSLEFVSASLSTSAGTFLSAFDIDCLSKDFPALLELAKKVLTAPAFDKNQLEIVKANFVTAHERRYETPAKILSALKSKVNYAPNPRMWDATADEYKKVSVADVKRLAEGTYSSKRIVFALSGDVDRDSAVTQMKEFFAGWKVDAPKVARPKPETIAFVRKPGVYVVDKDISQANITMNQPFVKRPHPDYYPTAVASFILGGGSFTSRLVNRVRSDEGLAYSVYSSAGNDYRDSAMTTIALQTKVESVDFALKLIFEEVEKLAKEGPTDEELAQAKKAIVESLPALFDSPESIATIFAKDELLGKSPEHYKNFVTEVNAVTKDQVKAMVAKYFDKNKMTISIVAPVAKLEALKPFTVIPLDSLDFR